In one Candidatus Glassbacteria bacterium genomic region, the following are encoded:
- a CDS encoding silent information regulator protein Sir2, producing MDRGLVALARDRGQVFVSWRLLQSDPADIGFNLYREDIFNHKLERVNDKPVTSSTCYLDSTLAQGTTYYYHVRPVTGGKEGPPSATFFVRAWPFNVPYVQILLQGNYDAHNVAVADLDGDGAYDYVIKQPDFNTDPWREPGYWRRSRDTYKLEAYSSKGKFLWRYDMGWSIEMGTWYSPYIVYDLDCDGRAELYTKAGEGDPREIDGEVVSGPEWLVKVDGSSGEVVSRIPWFSRDGFDTMSHVTRNFLTIAYLDGKRPSLIMQRGTYGIIKTGAFDASLEKIWYWEASGENEKYQGQAQHGLISADIDRDGRDELVIGSAALDDDGKAIWTTGLGHNDVGYVADIDQARPGLEIFYGLETHHETGGVCLAEAESGKIIWSYQGKTTHVHSQGMVGDIDAAHPGMECYAGESDRSQFWLYSAKGERMSDKPFGNNVLAPRAIWWDGDAQKEINCEGRIFDYNGETITEIEGRVIGIADCLGDWREEIITSLPGEIRIYSTTIPTNTRRTCLMQDRQYRLGVTAASMGYFYPPQLGGVAMP from the coding sequence TTGGATCGCGGTCTGGTGGCCCTGGCCCGCGACCGGGGCCAGGTTTTTGTCAGCTGGCGTCTGCTCCAGAGCGATCCGGCCGACATCGGTTTCAATCTTTACCGCGAGGATATTTTCAACCATAAGTTGGAACGGGTCAACGATAAGCCCGTAACCAGCAGCACGTGTTATCTGGACAGCACCCTGGCTCAGGGTACGACGTACTACTACCACGTGCGTCCGGTGACGGGCGGCAAGGAAGGACCACCGTCCGCAACTTTTTTCGTCCGCGCCTGGCCATTCAATGTTCCGTACGTGCAGATTCTCCTGCAAGGGAATTACGATGCCCACAACGTGGCTGTAGCCGACCTGGATGGCGACGGTGCTTACGACTACGTGATCAAACAGCCCGATTTCAATACCGATCCCTGGCGCGAGCCGGGTTACTGGAGGCGCAGCCGCGACACGTACAAGCTCGAAGCCTATTCATCAAAAGGCAAGTTCCTCTGGCGCTACGACATGGGCTGGTCAATCGAGATGGGTACCTGGTATTCGCCCTATATCGTCTATGACCTGGACTGTGACGGCCGTGCCGAGCTCTACACCAAGGCCGGCGAGGGCGATCCGCGGGAGATCGACGGCGAGGTGGTGAGCGGTCCTGAATGGCTGGTCAAGGTGGACGGCTCGAGTGGTGAAGTCGTCTCCAGGATTCCATGGTTCAGCCGCGACGGGTTCGACACGATGAGCCACGTTACCCGGAACTTCCTGACAATCGCCTATCTGGACGGTAAGCGCCCCTCGCTGATCATGCAGCGCGGCACCTACGGGATTATCAAGACCGGCGCGTTCGATGCCAGCCTGGAAAAAATCTGGTACTGGGAAGCTTCGGGTGAGAACGAAAAATATCAGGGCCAGGCCCAGCACGGCCTGATCTCGGCTGATATCGACCGCGACGGCCGCGATGAACTGGTGATCGGCTCGGCGGCGCTGGATGACGACGGCAAGGCTATCTGGACCACCGGCCTGGGGCACAACGATGTCGGCTATGTAGCGGATATCGACCAGGCCCGGCCCGGCCTGGAAATCTTTTACGGCCTCGAAACCCACCATGAAACAGGCGGCGTGTGCCTGGCCGAAGCCGAATCGGGTAAGATTATCTGGAGTTACCAGGGCAAAACCACCCACGTGCACAGCCAGGGTATGGTCGGCGATATCGACGCAGCCCATCCGGGCATGGAATGTTACGCCGGCGAGAGCGACCGCAGCCAGTTCTGGCTCTACTCGGCCAAGGGTGAGCGTATGAGCGACAAACCTTTCGGGAATAATGTCCTGGCACCGCGCGCGATATGGTGGGACGGCGACGCTCAGAAGGAAATCAACTGCGAGGGCAGGATATTCGATTATAACGGGGAGACGATTACCGAGATCGAGGGCCGGGTGATCGGGATCGCTGATTGCCTCGGCGACTGGCGCGAGGAAATTATCACCAGCCTGCCCGGCGAGATCAGGATTTATTCTACCACTATCCCTACAAACACACGCCGCACCTGCCTGATGCAGGACAGGCAGTACCGCCTGGGCGTAACCGCCGCGTCGATGGGTTATTTCTATCCGCCGCAGCTCGGCGGGGTTGCCATGCCTTAA
- a CDS encoding HEAT repeat domain-containing protein has translation MSAKSIFPAVCLLALICSAAFAGTALQELTGHLGSPDPAVRLDAVRRIAVTCHGEGLGSLITAASDSDEYVRERAVQALGNSGNGDAVTPVLAAFDDPADFIRWRAVQAAARLGVRDIDERLARLVSDRFWRVRVVTFQLLGEIGREMLVSGSPELASSPAGEKIRSCLLAGLNDSDERARVAAARSLATLNDRAAYTPLVELLNEGSLFTREQAALGLGDLRDNRALLPLIEALEDPENRISREGRDWACWGAAVALEQLTGQDYKTNAKKWRQWLAADRPQ, from the coding sequence ATGTCCGCTAAAAGTATTTTTCCCGCCGTTTGTTTGCTTGCTTTAATCTGTTCGGCTGCATTTGCCGGGACGGCCCTGCAGGAACTGACCGGCCACCTCGGCTCGCCGGACCCGGCGGTGAGGCTCGATGCGGTGCGCCGGATCGCGGTTACCTGTCACGGAGAGGGCCTCGGCTCGCTGATTACAGCCGCCTCAGACAGCGATGAGTACGTCCGCGAGCGCGCGGTCCAGGCGCTGGGCAATTCGGGGAACGGGGACGCGGTGACTCCCGTGCTGGCGGCTTTCGACGATCCCGCGGATTTTATCCGCTGGCGGGCGGTGCAGGCGGCTGCCCGGCTCGGTGTCAGGGATATAGACGAGCGGCTGGCCAGGCTGGTGAGCGACCGTTTCTGGCGTGTCCGGGTGGTTACGTTTCAGCTGCTGGGCGAAATCGGCCGGGAAATGCTGGTCAGCGGTTCGCCGGAACTGGCTTCCTCCCCCGCCGGAGAGAAAATCAGGAGCTGCCTGCTGGCCGGGCTCAACGATTCCGACGAGCGCGCCCGGGTCGCGGCGGCCAGGTCGCTTGCCACTCTCAACGACCGGGCGGCATACACTCCGCTCGTGGAGCTGCTCAACGAGGGCAGCCTGTTCACCCGCGAGCAGGCCGCGCTGGGCCTGGGCGATTTGAGAGACAACCGGGCTCTGCTGCCTCTGATCGAAGCGCTGGAGGACCCCGAAAACAGAATCAGCCGCGAGGGACGGGACTGGGCCTGCTGGGGCGCCGCGGTGGCTCTGGAGCAGTTGACCGGACAGGATTACAAAACTAATGCAAAAAAATGGCGTCAGTGGCTGGCGGCCGACAGGCCGCAATAA
- a CDS encoding amidohydrolase family protein: MTRRVNRCFNTTSLCFLLVLSLAACSSRAPQAEPAAGEASESEGMTVEELLAMPKVDAHAHIVSLKGANEAEFFALLERHNLKWITIATRGTQWDRVTEIIDSAVRLTPEYPHNLAWITTFNLENWGEPDWKDRALATIEEGFERGAVGVKVWKEIGMVLQDPDGGFVMIDDPRFEPVFRLIEAHGKTLLAHIGEPRNCWLPLDSMTVNNDRNYFRENPQYHAYRHPEIPHYWKHIAARDSVLARHPKLRLVGAHLGSLEWDVDSLARRLDLYPNFAVDMSARICHFQVQDREKVRSFFLKYQDRLMYATDYIASGGQGSGLSETLERMEKTYMTDYRYFATGEEMSAPEVNGPFRGLALPRDVLQKVFRENARNWYPGIGSVGVNSAYAAN, encoded by the coding sequence ATGACACGACGCGTCAACCGCTGTTTCAATACCACATCACTCTGCTTTCTGCTTGTTTTATCGCTGGCCGCCTGTTCCAGCCGGGCCCCGCAGGCAGAACCAGCCGCCGGTGAGGCAAGCGAGAGCGAAGGTATGACTGTCGAGGAGCTGCTGGCGATGCCCAAAGTCGACGCCCACGCGCACATCGTGAGTCTGAAAGGTGCGAATGAAGCGGAGTTTTTCGCACTTCTCGAACGGCACAACCTGAAATGGATCACTATCGCCACCCGCGGCACCCAGTGGGACCGTGTTACGGAGATAATCGATTCCGCCGTGCGTCTCACTCCCGAGTACCCTCACAACCTGGCCTGGATTACCACGTTCAACCTGGAAAACTGGGGCGAGCCGGACTGGAAGGACCGGGCGCTGGCGACTATCGAGGAGGGTTTCGAGCGCGGCGCGGTGGGAGTGAAAGTCTGGAAAGAGATCGGGATGGTGCTCCAGGACCCGGACGGCGGTTTCGTGATGATCGACGATCCGCGGTTCGAGCCTGTCTTCCGCCTGATCGAGGCCCACGGCAAAACCCTGCTGGCCCATATCGGCGAACCCCGTAACTGCTGGCTCCCGCTGGACTCGATGACTGTCAACAACGACCGCAATTACTTCAGGGAAAACCCGCAGTATCACGCGTACCGGCACCCGGAGATCCCCCACTACTGGAAGCATATCGCCGCGCGCGACAGTGTCCTGGCCCGTCACCCGAAACTGCGCCTTGTGGGCGCCCACCTGGGCAGTCTCGAATGGGATGTCGATTCGCTGGCCCGCCGTCTGGACCTCTACCCTAATTTCGCGGTTGACATGTCGGCGAGAATCTGCCACTTCCAGGTGCAGGACCGCGAGAAAGTCCGCAGCTTTTTCCTCAAGTACCAGGACCGACTGATGTACGCCACCGACTATATCGCCAGCGGCGGCCAGGGTTCCGGCCTGAGCGAAACCCTGGAGCGGATGGAAAAAACGTACATGACCGATTACCGCTATTTCGCCACCGGCGAGGAAATGAGCGCACCGGAGGTCAACGGCCCGTTCAGGGGCCTGGCCCTGCCGCGTGACGTGCTGCAAAAGGTTTTCCGTGAAAACGCCCGTAACTGGTACCCCGGTATCGGTTCTGTGGGCGTCAACTCGGCTTACGCCGCCAACTGA